The Apibacter raozihei genome contains a region encoding:
- a CDS encoding MFS transporter: protein MIHRHIFRNRTPRWLMYMVAYTIMAPIMLINGAYTGSSIDISGSLGVMSEDINMAYFSTSAGMAIAYPLIIKLRPVITVKNVLLFTLLFQIILSIICAETDKMIIIAVCSFFIGFFKAFALLEIILILMPMLSPDNKRGLFYAKFYPVTLALSQLSMILTSELAYRYNWQHMYYFMIALLLVAVIAVLLTFKYSELPSIVPLLDADWLSVILCSIFYIAVIYVFTYGKTLDWFSSKSIFITTFLVIPISLILFIRRQLIKEDSYVDLSILKNTNSTVGYIVMFICMFYVSASVLVSTYVINVLKLENNRLYELYIIAIPGFIIGGIICAWWFKKERRVNLIIFAGFLCLVASCAILYFTISPQGEYRLLYVPMFLRGMGMLITFVVFGVYVVQGIPQEKLVYNAFFLIGIRSALAPAISSSVFSNSIYRLQQHYVVKLSENITNTNPIAMERYTQYYKMGIEKGLGGYQAQQYALTSINGLLQVQALTITLKILLGWLVITGIAILIIVLIYPFNNHKKLKFIKWGRDMG, encoded by the coding sequence ACATATCCGGTTCTCTGGGGGTTATGTCAGAAGATATTAATATGGCATATTTTTCCACCTCAGCAGGAATGGCGATTGCATATCCGTTGATTATTAAGCTGAGGCCTGTTATCACTGTAAAAAATGTATTATTATTTACGTTGCTTTTTCAGATTATATTAAGCATAATCTGTGCTGAAACAGACAAAATGATTATTATTGCTGTATGTAGTTTTTTCATCGGCTTTTTTAAAGCATTTGCATTACTGGAAATTATACTTATTTTAATGCCTATGCTTAGCCCGGATAATAAACGAGGACTCTTTTATGCTAAATTTTATCCGGTAACATTAGCATTAAGTCAGCTATCTATGATCCTTACTTCAGAATTAGCTTACCGATATAATTGGCAGCACATGTATTATTTTATGATTGCCCTATTACTGGTGGCTGTTATAGCAGTCTTATTGACTTTCAAGTACTCAGAACTGCCTTCTATCGTACCTTTGCTTGATGCAGACTGGCTCAGCGTTATTTTATGCTCTATATTTTACATTGCCGTTATTTATGTTTTTACCTATGGTAAAACTTTAGATTGGTTTTCATCTAAATCCATATTTATAACTACTTTTTTAGTCATTCCCATCAGCTTGATCTTGTTCATCAGGCGACAGCTTATTAAAGAAGATTCATACGTTGATTTAAGTATACTCAAAAATACGAATTCAACAGTAGGATATATCGTAATGTTTATCTGTATGTTTTATGTGTCGGCAAGCGTACTAGTATCTACCTACGTAATCAACGTGTTAAAACTGGAAAACAATCGTCTTTACGAATTATATATTATAGCAATTCCCGGTTTTATTATCGGAGGTATTATTTGCGCCTGGTGGTTCAAAAAGGAAAGAAGAGTTAATTTAATCATATTTGCAGGTTTTCTATGTCTGGTAGCTTCTTGTGCCATTCTTTATTTCACTATTAGCCCTCAGGGAGAATATCGTCTTCTTTATGTCCCTATGTTCCTCAGGGGAATGGGTATGCTGATTACATTTGTAGTTTTTGGAGTATATGTAGTACAAGGAATTCCACAGGAAAAATTGGTATATAATGCTTTTTTTCTGATAGGTATACGTTCTGCTTTAGCACCTGCAATAAGTTCCTCCGTTTTCTCAAATTCTATTTACCGTTTGCAGCAGCATTATGTTGTAAAATTATCGGAAAATATCACCAATACAAATCCAATAGCAATGGAACGATATACTCAATACTATAAAATGGGTATAGAAAAAGGTTTAGGAGGATATCAGGCACAACAATATGCACTTACCAGTATTAATGGTTTGTTGCAGGTTCAGGCTCTTACCATAACACTAAAAATACTTTTAGGATGGCTGGTGATTACAGGTATCGCAATTTTAATAATAGTTTTAATATATCCATTTAATAACCATAAAAAATTAAAATTTATTAAGTGGGGTAGAGATATGGGTTAG
- the dinB gene encoding DNA polymerase IV: MRKIIHIDMDAFYASIEQRDHEEYRGKPLAVGYAGDRGVVAAASYEARKFGVRSAMSSKLALRKCPDLLFAPTRFEVYKSVSRQIRDIFYNYTDLVEPLSLDEAFLDVTENHVNEEFAMEIAKKIKVDILRETNLTASAGVSFNKFLAKIASDYNKPDGLFIITPQKAEKFVESLNIEDFFGIGKKTAEKLHLLGINTGWDLKQKTESELIQLFGKQGKSYYLNARGLDYREVNPNRIRKSIGAENTFMYDTDSLQTLYSELELVAKEVIQRIKKNSFKGRTVTLKVKFSDFKVVSRSKTLLTPISEYQNLYKTSLELLHGLNISTKIRLIGLSVKNSETDFEEEIKSGAQLKIPFREYD; encoded by the coding sequence GTGCGTAAAATAATTCACATAGATATGGATGCTTTTTATGCCTCCATAGAGCAGAGAGACCATGAAGAATATAGGGGTAAGCCCTTAGCGGTAGGCTATGCAGGAGACAGAGGCGTGGTAGCTGCCGCTAGTTATGAAGCGCGTAAATTTGGTGTTCGTTCAGCTATGTCTTCTAAGTTGGCATTGCGGAAATGTCCGGATCTTCTTTTTGCTCCCACACGTTTTGAAGTTTATAAATCCGTGTCCAGACAGATTAGAGATATTTTTTATAATTATACTGATTTAGTAGAGCCTCTTTCTTTGGATGAAGCTTTTTTAGATGTTACTGAAAATCATGTAAATGAGGAGTTTGCCATGGAAATTGCTAAGAAAATTAAAGTAGATATTCTTAGAGAAACTAATTTAACAGCTTCCGCAGGAGTGTCTTTTAATAAATTCTTAGCTAAAATTGCTTCAGACTATAATAAGCCTGACGGATTATTTATCATTACTCCTCAAAAAGCAGAAAAATTTGTTGAAAGTTTAAATATTGAAGATTTTTTTGGAATTGGAAAAAAAACAGCGGAAAAACTTCATTTGCTAGGAATAAATACGGGCTGGGATCTAAAACAGAAAACAGAATCAGAGCTTATTCAACTATTTGGTAAACAAGGTAAAAGTTACTATTTAAATGCGCGAGGATTAGATTACAGGGAAGTGAATCCTAACAGGATACGAAAGTCCATAGGTGCTGAAAACACATTTATGTATGACACTGATTCACTTCAAACTTTGTATAGTGAATTGGAATTAGTAGCAAAAGAAGTTATCCAAAGAATTAAAAAAAACTCATTCAAAGGAAGGACAGTTACATTAAAAGTTAAGTTTTCTGATTTTAAAGTTGTTTCGCGATCTAAAACTCTTTTAACACCAATTTCAGAATATCAAAATTTGTATAAGACATCACTGGAATTACTTCATGGTTTAAATATATCAACCAAAATAAGACTTATTGGATTAAGCGTTAAAAACTCTGAAACAGATTTCGAAGAGGAAATAAAATCTGGAGCACAATTAAAAATTCCATTTAGAGAATATGATTAA
- a CDS encoding regulatory protein RecX — protein MSISEIKRKLADYCVYQDRSHWEVEQKMKSYGYLNEEERGEIIIWLIQNNFLNEERFACSYARGKFYQKNWGKIKIKMGLKQKKIPEKLVEKGLQEIKEEDYLEVLNLLAKKKWEILPREASVFNKRKKLSMYLSQKGYESFLVYEVINTFYEN, from the coding sequence GTGTCAATCTCAGAAATTAAAAGAAAGTTAGCGGATTATTGTGTTTATCAGGACAGAAGTCACTGGGAGGTAGAACAAAAAATGAAAAGCTACGGTTATTTAAATGAAGAAGAACGTGGAGAAATTATAATATGGCTTATACAAAATAATTTTCTGAATGAAGAACGGTTTGCCTGCTCTTATGCCAGAGGTAAATTTTATCAAAAAAATTGGGGTAAAATTAAAATAAAGATGGGGCTGAAGCAAAAAAAAATACCCGAAAAATTGGTAGAAAAGGGGCTTCAGGAAATTAAGGAAGAAGATTACTTAGAAGTTTTAAATCTATTGGCAAAGAAAAAATGGGAAATATTACCCAGGGAAGCCTCCGTTTTTAATAAAAGAAAAAAACTTTCAATGTACCTTTCTCAGAAAGGATATGAAAGTTTTTTAGTTTATGAAGTTATAAACACATTTTATGAAAATTGA
- the trxA gene encoding thioredoxin, with translation MSKFSDIINSEKTVLLDFSAEWCGPCKMMAPILKEVKDKLGEQLTILKIDIDKNREFADSYNIRSVPTLMIFKNGNLKWQESGVKPAVELEKIIHQFS, from the coding sequence ATGTCTAAATTTTCAGATATTATAAACAGCGAAAAAACCGTATTACTGGATTTTTCAGCTGAGTGGTGCGGTCCCTGTAAAATGATGGCTCCCATACTAAAAGAAGTAAAAGATAAACTGGGTGAACAGCTCACTATCTTAAAGATTGATATAGATAAAAATCGTGAATTTGCTGATTCTTATAATATTCGCTCGGTTCCAACTTTAATGATTTTTAAAAACGGAAATCTAAAATGGCAGGAGAGTGGAGTTAAGCCTGCTGTTGAGTTAGAAAAGATTATTCATCAATTTTCATAA
- a CDS encoding carboxymuconolactone decarboxylase family protein, whose translation MAEDYKEKGLENIKAIYGDFGSKNLSDMVNLNPDFAKYITEFAYGEIYSREGISLKTKQIVTITSLLTQGGVEAELEGHIKGALHVGLTPQEIVDVILHCLPYVGFPKVTEALKIAKSVF comes from the coding sequence ATGGCAGAAGATTACAAAGAAAAAGGGTTGGAAAACATTAAGGCTATCTATGGTGATTTTGGAAGTAAAAATCTGAGTGATATGGTAAACCTGAATCCGGACTTTGCTAAATACATTACGGAATTTGCCTATGGTGAAATATATTCAAGAGAAGGTATTTCACTAAAAACCAAACAAATAGTTACAATTACAAGCCTTTTAACTCAAGGAGGAGTGGAAGCAGAACTTGAAGGTCATATCAAAGGTGCCTTACACGTTGGACTAACGCCTCAGGAAATTGTTGATGTTATATTGCATTGTTTACCTTATGTAGGCTTTCCTAAGGTTACTGAGGCCCTTAAAATTGCAAAATCCGTTTTTTAA
- a CDS encoding right-handed parallel beta-helix repeat-containing protein: MKKISLFCTLLFFTVLIYSCRDDYKFDSASHPLRFSKDTVMLDTVFAENRSETYVLKVYNQQNEDVTIPRIYLEKGSSSQFKINVDGIAGSSVNNNSFENVPLRAKDSLYIFVEIAPNAITSTEALADEDLLFSTVGSLQKVKLLSLVENADFYFSKSGTREISSDVTWDNSKSKVIYGNLKFTQGAKLTIKEGTRVYLHKNANLIIDEASSLAIEGKLGNEVTIRGDRHDTKYDSLPDNWNQIKLSSGSTASIDYAIIKGGNTGLSLDKNATVSISNTQLYNFRTAGIYSAGAKITGSNVVINNCGSADLYLENGGTYDFTHCSFGNYWNLTAGNAYSLYLSNSYNQSGATVYNALNAIFKNCIFWTLRANSIAMNKNSNAEFVYSFDTNIIKNGTNGLVIDNDPGFKNILVNKDPLFYRTNYSNTLLRLKENSPALGIANTIYSNLVPSDINGVSRITSPSLGAYQK, from the coding sequence ATGAAAAAAATATCTTTATTTTGCACGTTGTTGTTTTTTACAGTTTTAATTTATTCATGCCGTGACGATTATAAATTTGATTCTGCTTCACATCCGCTCAGATTCTCCAAAGATACGGTTATGTTGGATACTGTTTTTGCAGAAAACCGTTCGGAAACTTATGTATTAAAAGTTTACAATCAGCAAAACGAAGATGTAACAATTCCACGTATATACTTGGAAAAAGGGAGCTCATCGCAGTTTAAGATTAATGTAGATGGCATTGCAGGAAGCTCCGTGAATAATAACAGCTTTGAAAATGTTCCTTTAAGAGCTAAAGATAGTTTATATATTTTTGTCGAAATAGCACCGAATGCTATTACTTCTACTGAAGCCTTGGCTGATGAAGATTTACTTTTTTCAACAGTTGGTAGTTTACAAAAAGTAAAGCTCTTGTCACTTGTTGAAAATGCTGATTTTTATTTTTCAAAGTCCGGAACCCGGGAAATATCTTCCGATGTTACCTGGGATAATTCAAAGTCTAAAGTGATTTACGGAAATCTTAAATTTACTCAAGGAGCCAAATTAACTATAAAGGAAGGAACCCGTGTGTATCTTCACAAAAATGCAAATTTAATTATTGATGAAGCAAGTAGCTTGGCTATTGAAGGTAAATTAGGAAACGAAGTTACTATCCGTGGTGATCGCCATGATACGAAATATGATTCCCTTCCAGATAACTGGAACCAAATCAAGTTATCTTCGGGTTCAACTGCTTCTATTGATTATGCTATAATAAAAGGCGGAAATACTGGTCTTTCTCTTGATAAAAACGCTACTGTAAGCATTTCTAATACACAATTATACAATTTCAGAACTGCGGGTATTTATTCAGCCGGTGCTAAAATAACCGGTTCTAATGTTGTAATAAACAATTGTGGTTCTGCTGATTTATATTTAGAAAACGGTGGTACCTATGATTTTACTCATTGTTCTTTTGGCAATTACTGGAATCTGACGGCAGGTAATGCATATTCTCTCTATTTATCAAATTCCTATAACCAATCGGGAGCAACTGTTTATAATGCTTTAAATGCTATTTTTAAAAATTGTATTTTCTGGACACTTCGTGCAAACAGTATTGCAATGAATAAAAATTCGAATGCTGAATTTGTGTATAGTTTCGATACAAATATAATTAAAAACGGAACTAATGGCTTAGTTATAGATAACGACCCCGGTTTTAAAAACATCCTTGTTAATAAAGATCCTCTTTTTTATAGAACAAACTATTCCAATACCCTCCTACGCCTGAAAGAAAATTCTCCTGCTCTGGGTATTGCCAATACGATATATTCTAATCTCGTACCCAGTGATATCAACGGAGTTTCAAGAATTACTTCTCCTTCGCTAGGAGCTTATCAAAAATAA
- a CDS encoding porin family protein: MIKKLFVISLLLVSINALTQINLGVKGGMAFGYSGNLKQTITDIKESNAKNNIGWHLGAFMRINISHWFLQPELYYSDMKTEFNSYSEGNFASHSQRLDVPVLAGRKILGIGRIYAGPVFSSSLSEKISLNHIEKTKTDDLALAGQLGTGIDLSSLTFDVRYEFGFTQSQTNFVNKYTNQEFKIEKRPNSLVVSIGYKF, encoded by the coding sequence ATGATTAAAAAATTGTTTGTTATCAGCCTGCTTTTAGTTAGTATAAATGCTTTAACCCAAATTAATTTAGGAGTAAAAGGAGGAATGGCTTTCGGATATTCCGGAAATTTGAAACAAACAATAACCGATATTAAAGAAAGTAATGCTAAAAATAATATAGGCTGGCATTTGGGAGCATTTATGCGGATAAATATTTCTCACTGGTTTTTACAACCTGAACTATATTATTCTGATATGAAAACAGAATTTAATTCTTACTCTGAAGGAAATTTTGCCTCCCACTCCCAACGGCTTGATGTTCCTGTTTTAGCAGGCAGAAAAATTTTGGGAATAGGCCGTATTTATGCAGGTCCTGTTTTTTCTTCTTCTCTAAGTGAAAAAATCTCCCTGAACCATATTGAAAAAACGAAAACTGACGATTTAGCTTTAGCAGGGCAATTGGGAACAGGTATAGATCTATCATCTTTAACTTTCGATGTTCGATACGAATTTGGATTTACTCAAAGTCAAACTAATTTTGTTAATAAGTATACGAATCAGGAATTTAAAATCGAAAAAAGACCCAATTCTTTAGTTGTTAGTATAGGATATAAATTTTAG
- a CDS encoding metal-dependent hydrolase: MEIIYYGHACFGYKTSSSQVIIDPFISGNELAKDIDINQIKADYIFLTHAHFDHILDVETIAKNNDATILANAEIASHYEKLGYKVISMNIGGVKKFDFGRVKMVAAVHSSSFPDGSYGGLACGFLMKMDGKVIYHAGDTALTMDMKLLPYVYGYIHVAVLPIGNNYTMGVYDAVAASKFVNTRNTIASHYDTFPAIRVNKDKAQHLFLSEEKHLTFLPIGGTVDVNTFV, from the coding sequence ATGGAAATAATATATTACGGCCATGCATGCTTTGGCTACAAGACTTCGTCATCACAAGTAATCATTGATCCTTTTATTTCCGGTAATGAGCTGGCAAAAGATATAGATATCAATCAGATAAAAGCTGATTACATATTTTTAACCCATGCTCATTTCGACCATATTTTGGATGTGGAAACTATTGCCAAAAACAATGATGCAACTATTCTTGCCAATGCAGAAATTGCTTCCCATTATGAAAAATTAGGATATAAGGTAATATCCATGAATATAGGAGGAGTTAAAAAGTTTGATTTTGGAAGAGTAAAAATGGTGGCGGCAGTTCATAGTTCATCATTTCCCGACGGTTCTTATGGTGGACTTGCTTGTGGTTTCCTAATGAAAATGGATGGAAAAGTGATTTATCATGCAGGAGACACAGCATTAACCATGGATATGAAACTATTACCGTATGTGTATGGATATATTCATGTAGCAGTTCTTCCGATAGGCAATAATTACACTATGGGAGTATACGATGCAGTAGCTGCCTCAAAATTTGTAAATACAAGAAATACCATAGCGTCACATTACGATACTTTTCCCGCTATCAGAGTAAATAAAGATAAAGCGCAGCATTTGTTTTTATCCGAAGAAAAACACCTGACTTTTCTTCCCATAGGAGGAACGGTTGATGTAAACACATTTGTATAG